One Candidatus Bathyarchaeota archaeon genomic window carries:
- a CDS encoding type II toxin-antitoxin system VapC family toxin encodes MSMLKENLVYPEGLVDVSIIAIVCFDNPLKEYAITFLSEALTQKKRIVIPVSSIIGAYHITTRYLKASKISVKNVLEKLLATRSPAFYPQISPELALEALEYATYYNIESWDGYLISTARNLKASIIYSLDKELEKVKEVTIVNPFPEEAVKQYHEFMKKL; translated from the coding sequence TTGAGTATGCTAAAAGAAAACTTGGTTTATCCTGAAGGATTGGTTGATGTAAGCATAATAGCCATTGTATGCTTTGATAACCCTCTTAAAGAATATGCTATAACCTTTCTTTCTGAAGCGCTTACCCAAAAGAAGCGAATAGTTATCCCAGTTTCGTCTATAATAGGAGCATATCATATAACTACTAGATACCTAAAAGCATCAAAGATTTCTGTAAAAAATGTTTTAGAGAAGCTTTTAGCTACAAGATCTCCAGCATTTTATCCTCAAATATCGCCTGAATTAGCACTTGAAGCTCTTGAATATGCGACATACTATAATATCGAATCTTGGGATGGATACTTAATATCTACAGCAAGAAATTTAAAAGCCTCGATAATATATTCATTAGATAAAGAGCTTGAAAAAGTGAAGGAAGTAACAATAGTTAATCCATTTCCAGAGGAAGCAGTTAAGCAATATCATGAATTTATGAAGAAACTTTAA
- a CDS encoding nucleotidyltransferase domain-containing protein produces the protein MNLKTNQISNLNKVVKAISRLEGVIGILLFGSIARGDYDEYSDYDLLIIFKDKSSMWKSWDNLFKDVSSLKMNLHIIPKSLEEFKTANPVFLEELSNHGKILFARFPMEASLKPIALKPFCLIFYNMSGLSYKDKMKISYFLYKKGGGGFIAKAGGTKRKLHFNP, from the coding sequence ATGAATTTGAAAACAAATCAAATATCAAATTTAAATAAAGTTGTTAAGGCTATATCAAGGCTTGAAGGCGTTATAGGAATTTTACTCTTTGGAAGCATTGCTAGAGGAGATTACGACGAGTATTCAGATTATGATTTGCTTATCATTTTTAAAGATAAATCTTCCATGTGGAAAAGCTGGGACAATTTATTTAAAGATGTTAGCAGCCTTAAAATGAATTTACACATAATCCCTAAAAGTTTAGAAGAATTTAAAACAGCTAACCCAGTATTTTTAGAAGAGCTTTCTAACCATGGAAAAATTCTTTTCGCTCGTTTCCCTATGGAAGCTTCTTTAAAACCCATAGCATTAAAGCCTTTTTGCTTAATTTTCTACAATATGAGCGGTTTAAGCTATAAAGATAAAATGAAGATTTCATATTTTCTTTATAAAAAAGGTGGTGGAGGATTTATTGCTAAAGCTGGAGGAACTAAACGAAAGCTGCATTTTAATCCCTAG
- a CDS encoding VapB-type antitoxin codes for MSETTTIRVSKATLKMLERLRQKMGVATLDETIRLFIMLQRKLVLEKVFGIDKGKISSFTEEDRGEDRD; via the coding sequence ATGAGCGAAACCACAACCATAAGGGTTTCAAAGGCTACGCTTAAAATGCTTGAGAGGCTACGTCAAAAAATGGGGGTAGCAACACTTGATGAAACTATAAGGCTATTTATCATGTTACAGCGTAAACTAGTTCTTGAGAAAGTATTTGGTATAGATAAGGGAAAAATAAGCTCGTTTACAGAGGAGGATCGTGGTGAAGATCGTGATTGA
- a CDS encoding PIN domain-containing protein, which translates to MDAYAWIEIFIGSENGKKAKEVIQNSEEAYTPNTVLAEVARKYLREGVKEQTILERLITIEEASEIFHIDKNIAIESAKCYIKLIEKAKKEKLETPSLFDAIVLATARMLNAKIITGDEHLKEENTTIWIGKT; encoded by the coding sequence ATTGATGCATATGCTTGGATTGAAATCTTTATTGGAAGCGAAAATGGAAAAAAAGCAAAAGAAGTTATTCAAAATTCTGAAGAAGCTTACACACCTAATACTGTTCTCGCTGAAGTAGCCCGTAAATACTTAAGGGAAGGTGTAAAAGAGCAAACAATTCTTGAACGCTTAATAACAATAGAGGAAGCTTCAGAAATATTTCATATAGATAAAAACATCGCGATAGAATCTGCAAAATGTTACATTAAGCTTATAGAAAAAGCTAAAAAAGAAAAGCTTGAAACTCCAAGCCTTTTCGATGCTATAGTATTAGCAACTGCAAGAATGCTGAATGCAAAGATAATAACAGGAGACGAGCATCTTAAAGAAGAAAACACAACAATATGGATAGGGAAAACCTAA
- a CDS encoding radical SAM protein, which produces MNVLNLFDPWKGKLCSCPVKYSLSPYTGCSHKCLYCYITSYIPRGFEVRAKKSFIHKLRLDIKRADKSFYVSIANSSDPYQWLEEKMNLTREALKLLLENGFKTLIITKSSLVLKDLDVLKLGGCSVSLTVTSLNEDLLHILEPYASSPKERINALRKLCSHGVSCSARIDPLIPGLNDNLEELEKLVKELVKAGVKHIVCSTYKAKPDNFLRLIHAFPYLKNKWRKLYFSFGERIGNVIYLSEAFRFNLLFKLKKLIESYGVTFSVCREGFISFNSGLTCDGSHLITNKFKYFKDRLLTAL; this is translated from the coding sequence TTGAATGTTTTAAATTTATTTGATCCCTGGAAAGGAAAGCTTTGCTCATGCCCAGTTAAATATAGTCTTTCTCCTTACACCGGCTGCTCTCATAAATGTCTTTACTGCTATATTACTTCTTATATTCCTAGAGGATTTGAAGTTAGAGCTAAAAAAAGCTTTATTCATAAATTAAGGTTGGATATTAAGCGTGCAGATAAATCTTTTTACGTCTCTATAGCTAACAGTAGCGATCCTTACCAATGGCTTGAGGAAAAAATGAATTTAACTCGAGAAGCTTTAAAGCTTCTTTTAGAAAACGGTTTTAAAACCTTAATAATCACTAAATCTAGTTTAGTTTTAAAAGATTTAGATGTTTTAAAGCTTGGTGGATGCAGCGTAAGTTTAACAGTTACCTCGCTTAATGAAGATTTACTTCATATTCTTGAACCTTACGCTTCATCGCCAAAAGAGCGGATAAACGCTTTAAGAAAACTGTGTTCTCATGGTGTTTCTTGCTCTGCTAGAATAGACCCTTTAATTCCTGGTTTAAACGATAACCTTGAAGAGCTTGAAAAGCTTGTTAAAGAATTGGTTAAAGCTGGAGTTAAGCATATTGTATGCTCTACTTATAAAGCTAAACCAGATAACTTCTTAAGGTTAATTCACGCTTTTCCATATTTAAAGAATAAATGGAGAAAGCTTTATTTCAGCTTTGGAGAGCGTATTGGAAATGTAATTTATCTTTCTGAAGCTTTTAGGTTTAACCTTCTTTTTAAACTGAAAAAGCTTATAGAAAGCTATGGAGTAACCTTCTCTGTTTGTAGAGAAGGTTTTATAAGCTTTAATTCTGGATTAACATGCGACGGCTCTCATTTAATCACCAATAAATTTAAATACTTTAAAGATAGATTATTAACAGCGTTATGA
- a CDS encoding DUF59 domain-containing protein, protein MDKKEVLKVLKNVYDPEYPVSIIELGIVKEEDITINDNKIIIQFTPTSPLCPMGGVIGIVIKYALEKEFGKEVEVKVKPGTHAEESLLNNLLQDRKKFEESVNRLKESGLLDVCINLNQ, encoded by the coding sequence TTGGATAAAAAAGAAGTTTTAAAAGTTTTAAAAAACGTTTATGATCCTGAATATCCAGTTTCAATAATTGAGCTTGGAATAGTTAAAGAGGAGGATATAACTATTAACGACAATAAAATAATTATTCAATTTACTCCCACTTCACCTTTATGCCCTATGGGTGGAGTTATAGGTATAGTTATAAAATATGCTTTAGAAAAAGAGTTTGGGAAAGAAGTTGAAGTTAAAGTTAAACCTGGAACTCACGCTGAAGAAAGTTTATTAAATAATTTGCTTCAAGATAGAAAAAAGTTTGAGGAAAGTGTAAATCGACTAAAAGAATCTGGATTGCTAGATGTTTGCATTAACCTTAACCAATGA